A stretch of Microbacterium sp. 4R-513 DNA encodes these proteins:
- a CDS encoding sugar isomerase, translating into MTAPTPAVTAEPRTDAPGPGAYMESELTSQPDTWAHAAAIAAEQRLLPAHGERVAVIGCGTSWFMGQSYAWLREAGGFGETHAFAASEALLHRGYDSVVLLSRSGTTSEVLEVSQRIPAGTRTIAVVGDAASPLIDLVDDVVALPFADEQSVVQTRFATTALALFRASLGESMTRAIEHAGVTIQVDIDPELVEADQFTFLGQGWTVGLAHEAALKMREAAQSWTESYPAMEYRHGPISIAAPGRVTWHFGPPPAGLAGEVAAAGARFECDDFDPMAQLVLAQRVALQRSRARGLDPDSPRNLTRSVILDA; encoded by the coding sequence ATGACCGCCCCAACTCCCGCGGTAACAGCCGAACCCAGGACTGACGCGCCCGGACCCGGCGCTTACATGGAGAGCGAGCTCACCTCGCAACCGGACACATGGGCCCACGCGGCCGCGATCGCCGCCGAGCAGCGTCTGCTTCCCGCTCACGGAGAGCGCGTCGCGGTCATCGGATGCGGCACGTCCTGGTTCATGGGTCAGTCGTACGCGTGGCTCCGAGAGGCGGGAGGTTTCGGGGAGACCCACGCCTTCGCGGCGTCGGAGGCCCTCCTCCACCGCGGTTACGACTCCGTAGTCCTGCTGAGCCGCTCCGGCACGACAAGCGAAGTGCTGGAGGTCTCGCAGCGGATCCCGGCGGGCACGCGCACCATCGCGGTGGTCGGGGATGCGGCATCCCCCCTCATCGATCTCGTGGATGATGTGGTGGCTCTCCCGTTCGCCGATGAGCAGTCCGTCGTGCAGACGCGGTTCGCCACCACGGCGCTGGCGCTCTTCCGCGCATCTTTGGGCGAATCGATGACCAGAGCGATCGAGCACGCCGGCGTGACGATTCAAGTCGACATAGATCCGGAGCTCGTGGAAGCGGACCAGTTCACCTTCCTCGGGCAGGGATGGACCGTCGGGCTCGCTCACGAGGCCGCGCTCAAGATGCGCGAAGCTGCGCAGTCGTGGACGGAGTCTTACCCGGCCATGGAGTATCGCCACGGTCCCATCTCGATCGCCGCGCCCGGACGCGTGACATGGCACTTCGGCCCACCGCCGGCGGGCCTGGCAGGCGAAGTTGCGGCCGCGGGAGCCCGATTCGAATGCGACGACTTCGATCCCATGGCGCAGCTCGTACTTGCGCAGCGTGTTGCCCTCCAGCGCTCGCGCGCGCGGGGACTCGACCCCGACTCGCCGCGCAACCTCACCCGCTCCGTCATTCTCGACGCCTGA
- a CDS encoding DeoR/GlpR family DNA-binding transcription regulator, which produces MNRAERLNAVLDLLAENQRVEVDEIVQRLGVSPATARRDLDALAEQHLLSRTRGGAIAQSVAYDLPMRYKNLQRRDAKASIGRAASGLVPRGAVIGLCGGTTSTAIVDALLARADIMAASDEPGLTVVTNAINIAMQLATRPQIKTVLTGGVLHARSYELVGAYADAVLANVSLDIAFISVNGIDPLAGPTSFDEREAAVNGLMAIRAAQAVIVADASKLGRRAFASIGHPGLFSTIITDAAVTDDQRRSLEDQGYEIIVA; this is translated from the coding sequence ATGAATCGCGCCGAAAGACTCAACGCAGTCCTCGACCTGCTCGCCGAGAACCAGCGCGTGGAGGTCGACGAGATCGTGCAGCGACTCGGTGTCTCGCCGGCTACGGCCAGACGCGACCTCGATGCCCTGGCGGAGCAGCACCTGCTCAGCAGAACCCGCGGAGGCGCCATCGCCCAGTCGGTGGCCTACGACCTGCCGATGCGATACAAGAATCTGCAGCGTCGTGATGCGAAGGCGTCGATCGGCCGTGCGGCGAGTGGACTCGTGCCCCGCGGCGCCGTGATCGGCCTTTGTGGCGGCACCACGTCGACGGCGATCGTCGACGCCCTCCTCGCCCGGGCCGACATCATGGCCGCCTCCGATGAACCTGGGCTCACCGTCGTGACCAACGCGATCAACATCGCGATGCAGCTCGCTACGCGCCCGCAGATCAAGACGGTGCTGACAGGCGGTGTTCTGCACGCTCGTTCATACGAGCTGGTCGGGGCGTATGCGGACGCCGTGCTCGCCAATGTCAGCCTCGATATCGCCTTCATCAGCGTCAACGGGATCGATCCGCTCGCGGGACCCACCTCCTTCGACGAACGCGAGGCGGCGGTCAACGGACTCATGGCGATCCGCGCAGCACAGGCCGTCATCGTCGCGGATGCGTCGAAGCTCGGTCGGCGGGCCTTCGCATCCATCGGTCACCCCGGACTCTTCTCGACGATCATCACCGACGCCGCGGTCACCGACGACCAGCGCCGCAGCCTCGAAGACCAGGGCTACGAGATCATCGTCGCCTGA
- a CDS encoding enolase C-terminal domain-like protein yields MTDPITALRARRVWDSRGVPTVEIELTAASGARGRGIAPAGASTGRREALELRDGGDVLGGRDVSMAVRLAEEIVAPALVGLDVRDQEAIDDILARLDSVDESPRGRPVGGNTTTAASLAALHAAAASRGVPAWAVLDPSPHAIPRPQIQILGGGAHAAHRTAVQDFMVMPLSAVTIQDAFLHVAEVYRTVGEVLAGRGPRRGVADEGGHWPEVSGTEDALDVLIEGIERAGLEPGVDMAISLDIAATQFAGPDGYHVQGRTLRTAEWIAELHRLCEKYPIATLEDPAGEDDLEGMQLAVANTGERTTVVGDDFLVTDAHRIAFSAGEQAVDAVLIKVNQVGTVTGAARAVAAARAHHLGVIVSARSGESEDVSVAHLAVGWGADIVKVGSITRGERTAKWNELIRIDDALGGLGLAATVRPIAGKQA; encoded by the coding sequence ATGACGGATCCGATCACGGCTCTGCGAGCACGCCGAGTGTGGGACTCCCGCGGCGTGCCCACCGTCGAGATCGAGCTGACCGCGGCGAGTGGCGCCCGCGGTCGCGGCATCGCGCCCGCGGGTGCCTCAACCGGGCGCAGGGAAGCCCTCGAGCTCCGCGACGGGGGCGACGTGCTGGGAGGCAGAGATGTGTCCATGGCGGTGCGGCTCGCCGAGGAGATCGTCGCGCCTGCACTGGTCGGGCTCGACGTCCGCGATCAGGAGGCGATCGACGACATCCTGGCGCGTCTCGACAGCGTCGATGAGTCCCCTCGCGGCCGTCCGGTGGGTGGGAACACCACCACGGCGGCCTCGCTCGCCGCGCTTCATGCAGCAGCCGCGAGCCGCGGCGTCCCCGCCTGGGCGGTCCTGGATCCGAGCCCGCACGCCATTCCCCGGCCGCAGATCCAGATCCTCGGTGGGGGAGCGCACGCGGCTCACCGAACGGCCGTCCAGGACTTCATGGTCATGCCGCTGTCAGCGGTGACGATCCAGGATGCCTTCCTCCACGTCGCCGAGGTGTACCGCACCGTGGGCGAGGTGCTCGCCGGACGCGGACCCCGGCGAGGAGTCGCCGACGAAGGCGGGCACTGGCCAGAGGTGAGCGGCACCGAGGACGCGCTGGACGTCCTCATCGAGGGCATCGAACGAGCGGGCCTCGAGCCCGGCGTCGACATGGCGATCTCGCTCGACATCGCGGCGACGCAGTTCGCCGGTCCCGACGGCTACCACGTGCAAGGCCGCACCCTCCGGACCGCGGAGTGGATCGCCGAGCTGCATCGGCTCTGCGAGAAGTACCCGATTGCGACGCTGGAGGACCCAGCGGGCGAGGACGACCTCGAGGGCATGCAGCTCGCGGTGGCGAATACCGGTGAGCGGACGACGGTCGTCGGCGACGACTTCCTGGTGACCGACGCCCACCGCATCGCCTTCTCCGCCGGCGAGCAGGCGGTCGACGCCGTGCTCATCAAGGTCAATCAAGTCGGAACGGTGACCGGCGCAGCGCGCGCCGTAGCGGCGGCACGGGCCCACCACCTCGGTGTCATCGTCTCGGCGCGCTCGGGAGAGAGCGAGGATGTCTCGGTTGCGCATCTGGCAGTGGGCTGGGGAGCAGACATCGTCAAGGTCGGCTCGATCACCAGGGGTGAACGCACCGCGAAGTGGAACGAGCTCATCCGAATCGACGACGCATTGGGCGGCCTGGGGCTGGCCGCCACCGTTCGGCCTATCGCCGGGAAACAGGCATGA
- a CDS encoding ROK family transcriptional regulator: MSSTGGDPSFLRRLNSSATLKALHDETFTAPDGHGAGLSVTQLAEAIGVSRPTAEEAVDALHTAGWVDVLAPVSLDRRSAGRPARRFRFRENAGYVVGVDVEATAVAVAVADLAGTVVGRIRRDAPPLLPADARLALIRDSIGAVLRTARVAKKKVLGGAAGSTGIVDPDGRIVRNSLPGWEGIHLADELSRMIGAPASAYNHLRLGALGERWRGAAQHADHVVHLHAGQRMGLGIVVAGRPLVGAHGAGGEFDLRVGRGWLDAYLVLLEHPLGVTLTEFSAGVGGDLGDARPIFSAAATGDESARDAVASFTTTAAELVAPIISAFDPEVVVIAGDLALAGDVALEPVRKVLELSGVIPPEVRVSTLGEESISLGAIRSALDEVEERLFEPPFPLVSV, encoded by the coding sequence ATGAGTTCAACGGGCGGCGACCCATCCTTCCTTCGGCGCTTGAACTCCTCGGCCACTCTCAAGGCGCTCCACGACGAGACATTCACGGCGCCGGACGGGCACGGAGCCGGACTGAGCGTGACCCAGCTGGCGGAGGCGATCGGAGTGTCCCGCCCCACCGCGGAGGAGGCCGTCGACGCTCTCCACACTGCTGGCTGGGTCGATGTCCTCGCGCCTGTGAGCCTCGATCGCCGCTCGGCCGGACGTCCGGCGAGGCGCTTTCGATTTCGTGAGAACGCGGGCTATGTCGTCGGCGTGGATGTGGAGGCGACGGCGGTCGCCGTTGCGGTGGCGGACCTCGCGGGCACGGTCGTCGGCCGCATCCGTCGCGACGCGCCTCCACTCCTGCCCGCCGACGCCCGCCTCGCTCTCATCCGCGATTCCATCGGGGCTGTGCTCAGAACTGCCAGGGTCGCGAAGAAGAAGGTTCTCGGCGGAGCCGCGGGATCGACGGGGATCGTCGACCCTGACGGGCGCATCGTCCGCAACAGCCTTCCCGGCTGGGAGGGGATCCATCTCGCCGACGAGCTCTCGAGGATGATCGGCGCGCCGGCGAGCGCCTACAACCATCTTCGGCTCGGCGCGCTCGGCGAGCGCTGGCGCGGCGCCGCCCAGCACGCCGACCATGTGGTGCACCTTCACGCGGGGCAGCGGATGGGATTGGGCATCGTCGTGGCCGGTCGCCCACTGGTGGGCGCACACGGAGCGGGCGGTGAATTCGATCTGCGGGTGGGCCGCGGCTGGCTGGACGCCTACCTCGTACTTCTCGAGCACCCGCTAGGTGTCACGCTGACGGAGTTCAGTGCAGGCGTCGGCGGCGACCTCGGGGACGCTCGCCCCATCTTCTCGGCCGCTGCCACCGGAGACGAATCGGCACGTGACGCGGTCGCCAGCTTCACCACGACGGCTGCCGAGTTGGTGGCGCCCATCATCAGCGCGTTCGATCCAGAAGTCGTCGTGATCGCTGGCGACCTCGCGCTGGCGGGCGATGTCGCGCTCGAACCGGTCAGGAAGGTCCTGGAACTGAGCGGTGTCATCCCGCCCGAAGTTCGCGTGTCGACTCTCGGAGAAGAATCGATCAGCCTCGGCGCCATCCGGTCCGCGCTCGACGAGGTCGAGGAACGGCTGTTCGAACCCCCATTTCCCCTCGTCAGCGTCTAG
- a CDS encoding PfkB family carbohydrate kinase, whose protein sequence is MPRLSRGGTHRVSPAVARAGGKGINVARVLHELGHDVLALATAGGSTGEQFTADLDESGIPYQLIATGSATRLSAAIVEEEPAETAIFNEDGTPLTRVEGERLAAAAEAHARSAAAVAISGSLRAGFGPDELRHVVERVARWAPVVVDTSGPGILSAADGGAHVLKPNREELRAATGLDDPGEGARRLLARGARLVIVSSGPDGLLLVAASGDVISARLPFALRGNATGAGDALVAAIAAGLASGVDLLSSDDAAHTARLSLARRAAAWSGAAVLMPLAGELSPEHLTLEHDVVVTSRRGAA, encoded by the coding sequence GTGCCTCGGCTGAGCCGCGGCGGCACGCACCGCGTCTCCCCCGCGGTCGCGCGAGCCGGCGGCAAGGGCATCAACGTCGCGCGGGTGCTCCATGAGCTCGGCCACGACGTCCTTGCGCTCGCCACCGCCGGAGGATCGACCGGTGAACAGTTCACCGCGGACCTCGATGAGTCGGGGATCCCCTACCAGCTGATCGCGACGGGCTCCGCTACACGGTTGAGCGCGGCCATCGTAGAGGAGGAGCCCGCGGAGACGGCGATCTTCAACGAAGACGGCACGCCGTTGACCCGCGTCGAAGGGGAGCGGCTGGCGGCGGCCGCGGAGGCCCACGCGAGATCCGCCGCGGCTGTCGCGATCAGCGGAAGCCTGCGCGCAGGCTTCGGCCCTGACGAACTGCGGCACGTCGTGGAGCGGGTCGCCCGCTGGGCGCCCGTCGTCGTGGACACGAGCGGGCCGGGAATCCTCTCCGCCGCAGACGGCGGTGCGCACGTGCTCAAGCCCAATCGGGAGGAACTCCGTGCGGCGACCGGGCTGGACGATCCCGGCGAGGGGGCCAGGAGACTCCTGGCCCGGGGCGCGCGACTCGTGATCGTCTCGTCGGGTCCGGACGGCCTCCTCCTTGTCGCAGCCAGCGGCGACGTGATCAGCGCCCGGCTTCCATTTGCTCTGCGCGGCAACGCAACGGGCGCGGGCGATGCACTCGTTGCCGCGATCGCAGCCGGTCTCGCCTCCGGCGTCGACCTGCTGTCGTCCGACGATGCCGCCCACACCGCACGACTCTCTCTCGCGCGGCGCGCGGCGGCGTGGTCGGGGGCGGCGGTGCTCATGCCACTGGCGGGGGAACTCAGCCCCGAACATCTCACGCTCGAGCATGACGTCGTCGTCACTTCGCGGAGGGGCGCGGCATGA
- a CDS encoding enolase C-terminal domain-like protein, which translates to MRITSLDVELVDVPAQPSFRWRAGLAGSEPASIGAWLAIRTDVGVDGFAFCPRGLILEDLVDRRLRGELVGADPLAREYLWNRLWELDRVEYLPLYVSGVVDVALWDVAGKAAGMPVHAVIGSFRREIPAYASTATFGSVEEYLDVADQCLELGFSAIKLHAWGDARRDARLSEALREHVGPDIPLMYDGSGGFDLLDAIYLGDALSGADYLWYEEPMREYSVTAYRQLGRRVDVPLLVGEVSPGAHMNTADFISTGVAAAVRTGATLRGGITGSMRIAHLADSHLIRSEVHGGGLPNQHLSMAIAGTTFYEALIYSNPVQRPAEVDDRGMVRAIDRPGIGWDFRGDPGQPSPGFLRE; encoded by the coding sequence ATGCGCATCACTTCCCTCGACGTCGAACTCGTCGACGTTCCGGCTCAGCCGTCATTTCGCTGGCGCGCTGGACTCGCCGGCTCCGAACCGGCGTCGATCGGCGCCTGGCTTGCGATCCGGACAGACGTCGGGGTGGACGGGTTCGCGTTCTGCCCGCGCGGCTTGATACTCGAAGACCTCGTCGATCGGCGCCTCCGAGGAGAGCTCGTCGGCGCGGACCCACTGGCTCGCGAATATCTCTGGAACCGTCTCTGGGAACTGGATCGCGTGGAGTACCTGCCTCTCTACGTCTCCGGTGTCGTGGATGTCGCGCTGTGGGATGTCGCAGGCAAGGCCGCGGGGATGCCCGTGCACGCGGTCATCGGTTCGTTCCGTCGAGAGATCCCGGCGTATGCGTCCACGGCGACGTTCGGCAGCGTCGAGGAGTACCTGGATGTCGCGGACCAGTGTCTCGAGCTGGGCTTCTCGGCCATCAAGCTCCATGCGTGGGGGGACGCCAGGCGGGACGCGCGCCTGAGCGAGGCATTGCGAGAGCACGTCGGGCCGGACATCCCTCTCATGTACGACGGTTCCGGTGGGTTCGATCTTCTCGACGCGATCTATCTGGGTGACGCCCTCTCCGGGGCCGACTACCTCTGGTACGAGGAGCCGATGCGCGAATACAGCGTGACTGCCTACCGGCAGCTGGGCCGACGCGTCGATGTCCCGCTGCTGGTCGGGGAGGTGTCGCCCGGTGCCCACATGAATACGGCGGACTTCATCTCGACGGGAGTGGCGGCAGCGGTCCGCACCGGCGCGACGTTGCGCGGTGGGATCACCGGCTCGATGCGAATCGCGCACCTGGCGGACTCGCACCTCATCCGCTCCGAGGTTCATGGCGGAGGGCTGCCCAATCAGCATCTGAGCATGGCGATCGCCGGTACGACGTTCTATGAAGCTCTCATCTACTCCAACCCGGTTCAGCGACCCGCGGAGGTGGACGATCGTGGCATGGTGCGCGCGATCGACCGGCCCGGCATCGGCTGGGATTTCCGCGGCGACCCGGGCCAGCCTTCCCCTGGCTTCCTCCGCGAGTGA
- a CDS encoding ROK family protein — MAFDVGGTDTKSAVIDAQGEVRRLRRTPTPHDAADRLDGVFRTLEDLAGDLRRTHPESPPVAAGLVVPGIVDVDRGLAVYASNMGWRDAPIRERAREALQLPVAFGHDVSAAGVAEHRLGAGRGMSDLVVLVLGTGIAGTLIIGGRLHLGGGYAGEIGHSPVAEDPRCICGGRGCLEAIASTRAIVDGYRELSGRTVSGAREVVALAATGDHDAVTVWKRALDGLAFAVTVISSTIAPEAIVIGGGLSGAGRSLFEPLAARVDARLTYQRRPALRAAQLGGDAGLLGAALFAREWGAR; from the coding sequence ATGGCGTTCGACGTAGGCGGCACCGACACGAAGTCGGCCGTTATCGATGCCCAAGGTGAGGTGAGGAGGCTTCGGCGAACGCCGACGCCGCATGACGCCGCCGACCGGCTCGACGGCGTGTTCCGGACGCTTGAGGACTTGGCCGGCGACCTGCGTCGCACGCATCCCGAGTCACCGCCCGTCGCTGCGGGGCTCGTCGTACCGGGCATCGTCGATGTGGACCGCGGTCTTGCCGTCTATGCAAGCAACATGGGATGGCGTGACGCCCCGATCAGGGAGCGCGCGCGTGAGGCACTCCAGCTTCCCGTGGCGTTCGGACACGACGTCTCCGCGGCGGGCGTGGCCGAGCATCGCCTCGGAGCAGGGCGCGGCATGTCGGATCTCGTCGTACTGGTTCTGGGAACGGGCATCGCGGGCACGCTGATCATCGGGGGCCGCTTGCACCTTGGTGGGGGGTACGCGGGCGAGATAGGGCACTCCCCCGTGGCCGAGGATCCGCGCTGCATCTGTGGGGGCCGAGGATGTCTGGAAGCCATCGCGTCGACTCGCGCCATCGTCGATGGGTACCGCGAGCTGTCGGGACGCACGGTCTCCGGGGCCCGTGAGGTCGTCGCGCTCGCGGCGACGGGCGATCACGACGCGGTGACCGTCTGGAAGCGCGCGCTCGACGGGCTCGCCTTCGCAGTGACCGTCATATCGTCGACCATCGCCCCGGAGGCGATCGTGATCGGCGGAGGACTCTCGGGGGCGGGCCGTTCGCTGTTCGAACCACTTGCCGCGCGCGTCGATGCGCGACTCACCTATCAACGGCGTCCGGCGCTCCGCGCCGCCCAACTGGGGGGCGATGCCGGCTTGCTCGGCGCCGCGCTTTTCGCCCGCGAATGGGGTGCGCGGTGA
- a CDS encoding extracellular solute-binding protein has translation MRRMTLAVAALAAGSIMLTACMAGGSTGSGAAGDGEDVELTFFTFETPNLTPEYWDETIANAEKAVPGVKINKIVGENTLEYMQSLYASGQAPDIWLGGASLLPFVAKGQLAEWSEDELGDLEIPPGFQGVVDGKIYGPPGIGAQAIPLVYYNKDAFERAGIDSVPTNWDEFEDACAKLKDAGITPLELGGGGEDTWVAGMTSSAIIASDIMGNDPDWFTKKAAGEVSFTDPEFLATTEKVANLAKAGYFDMDGLSRTYPEVEQSFLDQDAAMYVMGNWFAATADKGLDFELGVFAMPNDEGKNIVPVPTGGPAIVVSADAPDVDLAKKVALEFITNPKNVEKNTIADASLIPPQFDVPEGMGDAYLATLDAYRAAFDSDSIVAAWANSTGMTPPGFAGAMDPATIDLINGRMTPEAYGEYLDKKWDELAVTE, from the coding sequence ATGCGAAGGATGACCCTCGCCGTCGCCGCGCTGGCAGCCGGCTCAATCATGCTCACGGCTTGTATGGCCGGAGGTTCCACAGGATCCGGCGCCGCCGGCGACGGGGAGGATGTCGAACTGACGTTCTTCACGTTCGAGACGCCCAACCTCACGCCGGAGTACTGGGACGAAACGATCGCGAACGCCGAGAAGGCCGTCCCCGGGGTGAAGATCAACAAGATCGTCGGCGAGAACACCCTCGAGTACATGCAGAGCCTGTACGCCTCCGGTCAGGCGCCTGACATCTGGCTCGGCGGAGCCTCGCTCCTGCCTTTCGTCGCGAAGGGCCAACTCGCCGAGTGGTCCGAAGATGAGCTGGGTGACCTCGAGATCCCTCCCGGCTTCCAGGGGGTCGTCGATGGAAAGATCTACGGCCCTCCGGGCATCGGAGCCCAAGCGATTCCCCTCGTCTACTACAACAAGGATGCGTTCGAGCGGGCGGGAATCGACTCGGTGCCCACGAATTGGGATGAGTTCGAGGACGCGTGCGCGAAGCTCAAGGATGCCGGCATCACTCCGCTCGAGCTGGGTGGCGGTGGAGAAGACACCTGGGTGGCCGGCATGACGTCATCTGCGATCATCGCATCGGACATCATGGGCAACGACCCGGACTGGTTCACCAAGAAGGCGGCGGGCGAGGTGTCGTTCACCGACCCGGAGTTTCTCGCAACGACTGAGAAGGTGGCGAACCTCGCGAAGGCCGGGTACTTCGATATGGACGGCCTCAGCCGCACGTACCCCGAGGTCGAGCAGTCGTTCCTCGATCAGGACGCTGCCATGTACGTCATGGGCAACTGGTTCGCGGCGACCGCCGACAAGGGACTCGACTTCGAGCTGGGCGTCTTCGCCATGCCGAACGACGAGGGAAAGAACATCGTTCCCGTTCCCACGGGTGGGCCTGCGATCGTCGTGAGCGCCGACGCGCCCGACGTCGACCTCGCGAAGAAGGTCGCTCTCGAGTTCATCACCAATCCCAAGAACGTCGAGAAGAACACCATCGCCGACGCATCGCTGATCCCGCCGCAGTTCGACGTGCCCGAGGGAATGGGCGACGCTTACCTCGCGACGCTCGACGCTTACCGTGCGGCATTCGATTCGGACTCCATCGTCGCTGCCTGGGCGAACTCGACGGGCATGACGCCGCCCGGATTCGCCGGAGCGATGGACCCGGCCACGATCGATCTCATCAACGGCCGAATGACCCCCGAGGCATATGGGGAGTATCTCGACAAGAAGTGGGACGAGCTCGCCGTAACCGAGTGA
- a CDS encoding class II fructose-bisphosphate aldolase, whose amino-acid sequence MTLTPTRVLLQEARDAARGLGAFNVIHLETAEALVAGAEEAGLPVVLQVSENCIRYHGGFDPVTKAVLAVADASSARIAVHLDHAEDPDLALRGIDAGFGSVMFDGAKLEFEENVLWTRRVVERAHSAGVLVEAELGEVGGKNGAHTPGVRTDPDEARDFVAQTDVDALAVAVGSSHAMTERVADIDVELIARLSHAVPVPLVLHGSSGVPDARIVDGIRAGLSKINVSTHLSNVFTSAVRRYLADHPTAVDSRAYFSTGRDAVRTESARLLTLFADNERP is encoded by the coding sequence ATGACGCTCACCCCGACGCGAGTGCTGCTTCAGGAAGCGCGCGACGCCGCGCGAGGTCTCGGCGCCTTCAATGTCATCCACCTGGAGACGGCCGAGGCGCTCGTCGCCGGAGCTGAGGAGGCCGGGTTACCCGTCGTCCTGCAGGTATCCGAGAACTGCATCCGCTACCACGGAGGGTTCGACCCGGTCACCAAGGCCGTTCTGGCGGTCGCGGATGCCTCCTCAGCGAGGATCGCCGTGCACCTGGATCACGCCGAAGATCCCGATCTCGCGCTCCGCGGGATCGACGCCGGCTTCGGCTCGGTCATGTTCGACGGCGCGAAGCTCGAGTTCGAAGAGAATGTGCTCTGGACGCGTCGTGTGGTCGAACGCGCGCACTCTGCCGGCGTTCTGGTCGAGGCGGAACTCGGGGAGGTGGGCGGCAAGAACGGGGCACACACGCCAGGGGTGAGAACGGACCCCGACGAGGCCCGGGACTTCGTCGCCCAGACCGACGTGGATGCTCTCGCCGTCGCCGTCGGCTCGTCGCACGCGATGACCGAGCGAGTCGCAGACATCGATGTGGAGCTCATTGCGCGCTTGTCCCACGCCGTGCCTGTGCCACTCGTGCTGCACGGGTCATCGGGCGTTCCCGATGCGAGGATCGTCGACGGCATCCGCGCGGGGCTCTCGAAGATCAATGTCTCCACCCATCTGAGCAATGTCTTCACCTCGGCCGTTCGGCGGTACCTCGCCGACCACCCGACGGCAGTCGACTCTCGCGCATACTTCTCGACAGGGCGAGACGCGGTGCGGACCGAATCCGCACGGTTGCTCACACTGTTCGCCGACAACGAGAGGCCTTGA
- a CDS encoding aminoglycoside phosphotransferase family protein codes for MIDPALLESTDPAAAAGGACEATAERALLERVGLIARGEPYEEEPLTGGVSSDIRLVRTERGSFVLKRALERLKVEAEWRAPLGRVASEAAWLDFAGSVAPGSCPRVLVFDAESFTMALEYLDPAAHRNWKAELLAGRIDVEVAASLGETLGRIHAASVSTPGLAERFDNAELFEALRIEPYFVRTAAAVPEVQTPLHEVIDELRRTRLALVHGDVSPKNILVGPHPVILDAECATWGDPAFDVAFCLTHLELKAVHLPHRAADLHQAADVLRAAYLRRVDWEHTDAATRRVDRILPALLLARVEGASPVEYLDAAARGRVRNATIEALRTGAPVRLLLHPTAGEGTPR; via the coding sequence GTGATCGATCCTGCACTGCTGGAGTCGACGGATCCCGCTGCGGCGGCCGGCGGGGCCTGCGAGGCGACCGCGGAACGAGCCCTACTCGAGCGGGTCGGCCTCATCGCACGGGGCGAGCCGTACGAGGAGGAGCCGCTCACGGGGGGCGTCTCGTCCGACATCCGGCTCGTCCGCACCGAGCGCGGGTCCTTCGTGCTCAAGCGCGCACTCGAGCGGCTGAAGGTCGAGGCGGAGTGGCGTGCCCCGCTGGGGCGTGTCGCATCCGAGGCGGCCTGGCTGGACTTCGCAGGCTCGGTCGCGCCCGGATCTTGTCCCCGCGTGCTCGTGTTCGACGCGGAGTCCTTCACCATGGCGCTCGAGTACCTCGATCCTGCCGCGCACCGCAATTGGAAGGCGGAGCTGCTCGCGGGACGGATCGACGTCGAGGTCGCGGCATCCCTTGGCGAAACCCTCGGGCGGATTCACGCCGCGTCGGTCAGCACGCCAGGGCTCGCTGAGCGCTTCGACAACGCTGAGCTGTTCGAGGCGCTCCGCATCGAGCCCTATTTCGTGCGCACTGCCGCCGCGGTGCCGGAGGTGCAGACGCCCTTGCACGAGGTGATCGACGAGCTTCGCCGCACGCGACTCGCGCTCGTCCACGGCGACGTGAGCCCCAAGAACATCCTCGTGGGGCCGCATCCTGTGATCCTCGATGCCGAATGCGCGACGTGGGGTGACCCGGCGTTCGACGTCGCGTTCTGTCTCACCCACCTCGAACTCAAGGCGGTGCATCTGCCCCACCGCGCAGCGGACTTGCATCAGGCCGCCGACGTCCTCCGCGCCGCCTATCTTCGGCGGGTCGACTGGGAGCACACGGATGCCGCGACCAGACGCGTCGACCGCATCCTTCCAGCCCTTCTGCTGGCGCGAGTCGAGGGCGCTTCACCTGTCGAGTACCTCGACGCCGCTGCTCGCGGCCGCGTTCGCAACGCCACCATCGAGGCGTTGCGCACGGGAGCCCCCGTGCGGCTGCTCCTACATCCGACCGCTGGCGAAGGGACGCCCCGATGA